In Sciurus carolinensis chromosome 17, mSciCar1.2, whole genome shotgun sequence, one genomic interval encodes:
- the Ano8 gene encoding anoctamin-8 isoform X2 encodes MAETTSGAGGTSLEGERGKRPPPEGEPAAPASGVLDKLFGKRLLQAGRYLVSHKAWMKTVPTENCDVLMTFPDTTDDHTLLWLLNHIRVGIPELIVQVRHHRHTRAYAFFVTATYESLLRGADELGLRKAVKAEFGGGTRGFSCEEDFIYENVESELRFFTSQERQSIIRFWLQNLRAKQGEALHNVRFLEDQPIIPELAARGIIQQVFPVHEQRILNRLMKSWVQAVCENQPLDDICDYFGVKIAMYFAWLGFYTSAMVYPAVFGSVLYTFTEADQTSRDVSCVVFALFNVIWSTLFLEEWKRRGAELAYKWGTLDSPGEAVEEPRPQFRGVRRISPVTRAEEFYYPPWKRLLFQLLVSLPLCLACLACVFLLMLGCFQLQELVLSVKGLPRLARFLPKVVLALLVSVSAEGYKKLAIWLNDMENYRLESAYEKHLIIKVVLFQFVNSYLSLFYIGFYLKDMERLKEMLATLLITRQFLQNVREVLQPHLYRRLGRGELGLRAVWELARALRGLLSLRRPVPRHLEAQADEGSGSSGGGGRRCLSGGCGAPEEEEEATVERRPAGEGGEVRDGPRGAKEEAEEEEEEEEEEEDDDDEGEDGGLLDCGLRLKKVSFAERGAGRRRPGPNPEALLEEGSPTMVEKGLEPGVFTLAEEDDEAEGPPGSPEREPPTILLRRAGGEGRDQGPDGGPDPEPGSGDSAGRQKRQNRSSWIDPPEEEHSPQLTQAELESCMKKYEDTFQDYQEMFVQFGYVVLFSSAFPLAALCALVNNLIEIRSDAFKLCTGLQRPFGQRVESIGQWQKVMEAMGVLAILVNCYLIGQCGQLQRLFPWLSPEAAIVSVVVLEHFALLLKYLIHVAIPDIPGWVAEEMAKLEYQRREAFKRHERQAQHRYQQQQRRRREEEERQRHAEHHARRERDTGGREEARAEGSGLDPAASEKTSAKAKGGGAGSHGPERPKRPGSLLAPNNVMKLKQIIPLQGKFLSSGATSSLAGSGTGPATRQPSAQSPTGSDTRLPAFLSFKFLKSPETRRDPERSHSPPKAFHAGKLFPFGGTRAETGSNGAGGQARQDGTPSAGSGRAQRSGPADEASAEELEAPRPEEEGSGTALALAGAPALRTRRSRSPAPPPPMPLSRPPTPPAGCWQWDGPWACGGEGAAPRQAPPATECPPCALPGPTPAPQPLPGDASFYSLPPPPLPLTSEPPGPPGPSPSPSPSPQAVCWPGGWH; translated from the exons ATGGCCGAGACTACCTCGGGCGCCGGGGGCACGTCCCTGGAGGGAGAGCGCGGCAAGAGGCCCCCGCCGGAGGGCGAGCCCGCAGCCCCTGCGTCTGGAGTTCTGG ATAAGCTTTTCGGGAAGCGGCTCCTGCAGGCTGGTCGCTACCTGGTGTCCCATAAGGCATGGATGAAGACCGTTCCCACGGAGAACTGCGATGTGCTGATGACCTTTCCAG ACACCACCGATGACCACACACTGCTATGGCTGCTGAACCACATCCGCGTGGGCATCCCTGAGCTCATCGTGCAAGTCCGCCACCACCGCCACACGCGTGCCTACGCCTTCTTCGTCACGGCCACATATGAGAG CCTACTCCGAGGGGCCGATGAGCTGGGTCTGCGCAAGGCTGTGAAGGCCGAGTTCGGTGGGGGCACCCGTGGCTTCTCCTGCGAAGAAGACTTCATCTATGAGAATGTGGAGAGTGAGCTACGCTTCTTCACATCCCAG GAACGCCAGAGCATCATCCGCTTCTGGCTGCAGAACCTGCGTGCCAAGCAGGGTGAGGCGTTGCACAACGTGCGGTTCCTGGAGGACCAGCCAATCA TCCCAGAGCTGGCAGCTCGTGGGATCATCCAGCAGGTGTTCCCGGTCCATGAACAGCGCATCCTGAACCGCCTCATGAAGTCATGGGTGCAGGCCGTGTGCGAAAACCAGCCTTTAG ATGACATCTGTGACTACTTTGGTGTGAAGATTGCCATGTATTTTGCCTGGCTGGGCTTCTACACATCAGCAATGGTATACCCGGCTGTCTTTGGCTCTGTCCTGTACACATTCACTGAGGCTGATCAG ACAAGCCGGGATGTGTCCTGTGTGGTCTTCGCTCTCTTCAACGTGATCTGGTCAACATTGTTCTTAGAGGAGTGGAAGCGGAGAGGGGCAGAGCTGGCCTACAAGTGGGGAACACTGGATTCACCTGGGGAAGCTGTGGAGGAGCCCCGTCCCCAGTTCAGG GGCGTGCGCCGCATCAGCCCTGTGACCCGGGCGGAGGAGTTCTACTACCCGCCGTGGAAGCGGCTGCTCTTCCAGCTGCTCGTGAGCCTCCCTCTGTGCTTGGCCTGCCTTGCCTGCGTCTTCTTGCTCATGCTCGGATGCTTCCAGCTGCAG GAGCTGGTGCTGAGTGTGAAGGGGCTGCCCCGTCTCGCCCGCTTCCTGCCCAAGGTTGTGCTGGCCCTGCTGGTCAGCGTGAGCGCTGAGGGCTACAAGAAGCTGGCCATCTGGCTCAACGACATGG AGAATTACCGGCTAGAGAGCGCCTACGAGAAGCACCTCATCATTAAAGTCGTCCTG TTCCAGTTTGTCAACTCGTACCTGAGCCTCTTCTACATCGGCTTCTACCTCAAGGACATGGAACGCCTCAAAGAG ATGCTGGCCACGCTGCTGATCACCCGCCAGTTCCTCCAGAATGTGCGTGAGGTCCTGCAGCCACACCTGTACCGCAGGCTGGGCCGTGGCGAGCTGGGTCTGCGGGCCGTCTGGGAGCTGGCCCGGGCCCTGCGTGGCCTGTTGAGCCTCAGGCGCCCTGTGCCTCGCCACCTTGAAGCCCAGGCTGATGAGGGCAGTGGCAGCAGTGGCGGGGGGGGCCGCAGATGTCTCAGTGGGGGCTGCGGGGcacctgaggaggaggaagaggccacAGTGGAGCGGAGACCAGCAGGGGAAGGTGGGGAGGTCAGGGACGGGCCCCGGGGGGCAAAGGAGGAGgcggaagaggaggaggaggaggaggaggaagaggaggacgaTGATGACGAGGGCGAGGACGGTGGCCTCCTGGACTGTGGACTTCGCCTGAAGAAGGTCAGCTTTGCTGAGCGGGGGGCTGGGCGGCGCCGGCCTGGCCCAAACCCAGAGGCCCTCCTAGAGGAGGGAAGCCCCACCATGGTGGAGAAGGGGCTGGAGCCAGGCGTGTTCACACTGGCTGAGGAAGACGATGAGGCGGAGGGTCCTCCTGGCAGCCCTGAGCGAGAGCCCCCTACCATCCTGCTCCGCCGGGCAGGGGGTGAGGGCCGAGACCAGGGGCCTGATGGAGGCCCAGACCCGGAACCTGGCTCTGGGGACTCTGCCGGGAGGCAGAAGCGGCAGAATCGGTCCTCTTGGATCGACCCGCCCGAGGAGGAGCACTCGCCCCAGCTCACCCAGGCGGAGCTGGAGAGCTGCATGAAGAAGTACGAG GACACGTTCCAGGACTACCAGGAGATGTTCGTCCAGTTCGGCTACGTCGTGCTCTTCTCGTCCGCCTTCCCGCTGGCTGCGCTGTGCGCCCTGGTCAACAACCTCATTGAGATTCGCAGCGACGCCTTCAAACTGTGCACAGGCCTGCAGCGGCCCTTCGGCCAGCGTGTCGAGAGCATCGGCCAGtggcag AAGGTCATGGAGGCCATGGGTGTGCTGGCGATCCTGGTGAACTGCTACCTCATCGGCCAGTGCGGGCAGCTGCAGCGCCTCTTCCCCTGGCTGAGTCCGGAGGCAGCCATTGTGTCCGTGGTGGTGCTCGAG CACTTCGCTCTGCTCCTCAAGTACCTCATCCACGTGGCCATCCCCGACATCCCAGGCTGGGTGGCTGAGGAGATGGCCAAGCTGGAGTATCAGCGGCGAGAGGCCTTCAAG AGACACGAGCGCCAGGCTCAGCACCGCtaccagcagcagcagcggcggcggcgggaggaggaggagcgccaGCGCCATGCGGAGCACCACGCCCGCCGGGAGCGGGACACCGGTGGCCGGGAGGAGGCCAGGGCGGAGGGCTCTGGGCTGGACCCTGCCGCCTCCGAGAAGACCTCTGCCAAAGCCAAGGGAGGCGGAGCGGGCAGCCATGGGCCTGAGCGGCCCAAGCGCCCAGGGTCCCTGCTGGCACCCAACAACGTCATGAAGTTGAAGCAGATCATCCCGCTACAGGGCAAGTTCCTGTCATCAGGGGCCACGTCCTCGCTGGCCGGCTCAGGGACTGGCCCTGCCACCCGGCAGCCCTCTGCCCAGTCACCCACTGGCAGTGACACCCGCCTACCGGCCTTCCTCAGCTTCAAGTTCCTCAAGTCGCCCGAGACCCGAAGGGATCCCGAGCGCAGCCACTCGCCGCCCAAGGCCTTCCACGCCGGCAAGCTCTTCCCCTTTGGCGGGACCCGGGCTGAGACCGGGTCCAACGGGGCGGGCGGGCAGGCCCGACAGGACGGGACCCCCAGCGCTGGCAGCGGCCGGGCCCAGAGGAGTGGGCCAGCAGACGAGGCCTCAGCTGAGGAGCTGGAAGCCCCCCGGCCCGAAGAGGAAGGCTCAG GGACAGCGCTGGCCCTCGCGGGCGCCCCTGCCCTCCGCACCCGCCGCAGCCGGagccccgcgccgccgccgccaaTGCCGCTGTCCCGGCCCCCGACGCCGCCCGCCGGCTGCTGGCAGTGGGACGGGCCTTGGGCCTGCGGGGGCGAGGGCGCCGCCCCCCGCCAGGCCCCGCCGGCCACCGAGTGCCCACCCTGTGCCCTCCCGGGCCCCACTCCAGCCCCGCAGCCCCTGCCGGGGGACGCCAGCTTCTACAGCCTCCCGCCCCCGCCGCTGCCTCTCACCTCCGAGCCCCCGGGGCCCCCGGGGCCCtcgcccagccccagccccagcccccaggccGTGTGCTGGCCGGGCGGCTGGCACTAG
- the Ano8 gene encoding anoctamin-8 isoform X3: MAETTSGAGGTSLEGERGKRPPPEGEPAAPASGVLDKLFGKRLLQAGRYLVSHKAWMKTVPTENCDVLMTFPDTTDDHTLLWLLNHIRVGIPELIVQVRHHRHTRAYAFFVTATYESLLRGADELGLRKAVKAEFGGGTRGFSCEEDFIYENVESELRFFTSQERQSIIRFWLQNLRAKQGEALHNVRFLEDQPIIPELAARGIIQQVFPVHEQRILNRLMKSWVQAVCENQPLDDICDYFGVKIAMYFAWLGFYTSAMVYPAVFGSVLYTFTEADQTSRDVSCVVFALFNVIWSTLFLEEWKRRGAELAYKWGTLDSPGEAVEEPRPQFRGVRRISPVTRAEEFYYPPWKRLLFQLLVSLPLCLACLACVFLLMLGCFQLQELVLSVKGLPRLARFLPKVVLALLVSVSAEGYKKLAIWLNDMENYRLESAYEKHLIIKVVLFQFVNSYLSLFYIGFYLKDMERLKELLLVLSLSQSLERQLRAVLVPLVALRFRLLLLSLRGLLLVARAKMLATLLITRQFLQNVREVLQPHLYRRLGRGELGLRAVWELARALRGLLSLRRPVPRHLEAQADEGSGSSGGGGRRCLSGGCGAPEEEEEATVERRPAGEGGEVRDGPRGAKEEAEEEEEEEEEEEDDDDEGEDGGLLDCGLRLKKVSFAERGAGRRRPGPNPEALLEEGSPTMVEKGLEPGVFTLAEEDDEAEGPPGSPEREPPTILLRRAGGEGRDQGPDGGPDPEPGSGDSAGRQKRQNRSSWIDPPEEEHSPQLTQAELESCMKKYEDTFQDYQEMFVQFGYVVLFSSAFPLAALCALVNNLIEIRSDAFKLCTGLQRPFGQRVESIGQWQKVMEAMGVLAILVNCYLIGQCGQLQRLFPWLSPEAAIVSVVVLEHFALLLKYLIHVAIPDIPGWVAEEMAKLEYQRREAFKRHERQAQHRYQQQQRRRREEEERQRHAEHHARRERDTGGREEARAEGSGLDPAASEKTSAKAKGGGAGSHGPERPKRPGSLLAPNNVMKLKQIIPLQASSSSSRPRPEGIPSAATRRPRPSTPASSSPLAGPGLRPGPTGRAGRPDRTGPPALAAAGPRGVGQQTRPQLRSWKPPGPKRKAQVTSFNSGVGTLGLAWG; the protein is encoded by the exons ATGGCCGAGACTACCTCGGGCGCCGGGGGCACGTCCCTGGAGGGAGAGCGCGGCAAGAGGCCCCCGCCGGAGGGCGAGCCCGCAGCCCCTGCGTCTGGAGTTCTGG ATAAGCTTTTCGGGAAGCGGCTCCTGCAGGCTGGTCGCTACCTGGTGTCCCATAAGGCATGGATGAAGACCGTTCCCACGGAGAACTGCGATGTGCTGATGACCTTTCCAG ACACCACCGATGACCACACACTGCTATGGCTGCTGAACCACATCCGCGTGGGCATCCCTGAGCTCATCGTGCAAGTCCGCCACCACCGCCACACGCGTGCCTACGCCTTCTTCGTCACGGCCACATATGAGAG CCTACTCCGAGGGGCCGATGAGCTGGGTCTGCGCAAGGCTGTGAAGGCCGAGTTCGGTGGGGGCACCCGTGGCTTCTCCTGCGAAGAAGACTTCATCTATGAGAATGTGGAGAGTGAGCTACGCTTCTTCACATCCCAG GAACGCCAGAGCATCATCCGCTTCTGGCTGCAGAACCTGCGTGCCAAGCAGGGTGAGGCGTTGCACAACGTGCGGTTCCTGGAGGACCAGCCAATCA TCCCAGAGCTGGCAGCTCGTGGGATCATCCAGCAGGTGTTCCCGGTCCATGAACAGCGCATCCTGAACCGCCTCATGAAGTCATGGGTGCAGGCCGTGTGCGAAAACCAGCCTTTAG ATGACATCTGTGACTACTTTGGTGTGAAGATTGCCATGTATTTTGCCTGGCTGGGCTTCTACACATCAGCAATGGTATACCCGGCTGTCTTTGGCTCTGTCCTGTACACATTCACTGAGGCTGATCAG ACAAGCCGGGATGTGTCCTGTGTGGTCTTCGCTCTCTTCAACGTGATCTGGTCAACATTGTTCTTAGAGGAGTGGAAGCGGAGAGGGGCAGAGCTGGCCTACAAGTGGGGAACACTGGATTCACCTGGGGAAGCTGTGGAGGAGCCCCGTCCCCAGTTCAGG GGCGTGCGCCGCATCAGCCCTGTGACCCGGGCGGAGGAGTTCTACTACCCGCCGTGGAAGCGGCTGCTCTTCCAGCTGCTCGTGAGCCTCCCTCTGTGCTTGGCCTGCCTTGCCTGCGTCTTCTTGCTCATGCTCGGATGCTTCCAGCTGCAG GAGCTGGTGCTGAGTGTGAAGGGGCTGCCCCGTCTCGCCCGCTTCCTGCCCAAGGTTGTGCTGGCCCTGCTGGTCAGCGTGAGCGCTGAGGGCTACAAGAAGCTGGCCATCTGGCTCAACGACATGG AGAATTACCGGCTAGAGAGCGCCTACGAGAAGCACCTCATCATTAAAGTCGTCCTG TTCCAGTTTGTCAACTCGTACCTGAGCCTCTTCTACATCGGCTTCTACCTCAAGGACATGGAACGCCTCAAAGAG CTCCTGCTCGTCCTGTCCCTGTCCCAGAGTCTTGAGCGGCAGCTGCGGGCGGTGCTGGTCCCGCTCGTGGCCCTGCGGTTCCGcctgctcctcctctccctccgGGGCCTCCTGCTCGTGGCCCGGGCCAAA ATGCTGGCCACGCTGCTGATCACCCGCCAGTTCCTCCAGAATGTGCGTGAGGTCCTGCAGCCACACCTGTACCGCAGGCTGGGCCGTGGCGAGCTGGGTCTGCGGGCCGTCTGGGAGCTGGCCCGGGCCCTGCGTGGCCTGTTGAGCCTCAGGCGCCCTGTGCCTCGCCACCTTGAAGCCCAGGCTGATGAGGGCAGTGGCAGCAGTGGCGGGGGGGGCCGCAGATGTCTCAGTGGGGGCTGCGGGGcacctgaggaggaggaagaggccacAGTGGAGCGGAGACCAGCAGGGGAAGGTGGGGAGGTCAGGGACGGGCCCCGGGGGGCAAAGGAGGAGgcggaagaggaggaggaggaggaggaggaagaggaggacgaTGATGACGAGGGCGAGGACGGTGGCCTCCTGGACTGTGGACTTCGCCTGAAGAAGGTCAGCTTTGCTGAGCGGGGGGCTGGGCGGCGCCGGCCTGGCCCAAACCCAGAGGCCCTCCTAGAGGAGGGAAGCCCCACCATGGTGGAGAAGGGGCTGGAGCCAGGCGTGTTCACACTGGCTGAGGAAGACGATGAGGCGGAGGGTCCTCCTGGCAGCCCTGAGCGAGAGCCCCCTACCATCCTGCTCCGCCGGGCAGGGGGTGAGGGCCGAGACCAGGGGCCTGATGGAGGCCCAGACCCGGAACCTGGCTCTGGGGACTCTGCCGGGAGGCAGAAGCGGCAGAATCGGTCCTCTTGGATCGACCCGCCCGAGGAGGAGCACTCGCCCCAGCTCACCCAGGCGGAGCTGGAGAGCTGCATGAAGAAGTACGAG GACACGTTCCAGGACTACCAGGAGATGTTCGTCCAGTTCGGCTACGTCGTGCTCTTCTCGTCCGCCTTCCCGCTGGCTGCGCTGTGCGCCCTGGTCAACAACCTCATTGAGATTCGCAGCGACGCCTTCAAACTGTGCACAGGCCTGCAGCGGCCCTTCGGCCAGCGTGTCGAGAGCATCGGCCAGtggcag AAGGTCATGGAGGCCATGGGTGTGCTGGCGATCCTGGTGAACTGCTACCTCATCGGCCAGTGCGGGCAGCTGCAGCGCCTCTTCCCCTGGCTGAGTCCGGAGGCAGCCATTGTGTCCGTGGTGGTGCTCGAG CACTTCGCTCTGCTCCTCAAGTACCTCATCCACGTGGCCATCCCCGACATCCCAGGCTGGGTGGCTGAGGAGATGGCCAAGCTGGAGTATCAGCGGCGAGAGGCCTTCAAG AGACACGAGCGCCAGGCTCAGCACCGCtaccagcagcagcagcggcggcggcgggaggaggaggagcgccaGCGCCATGCGGAGCACCACGCCCGCCGGGAGCGGGACACCGGTGGCCGGGAGGAGGCCAGGGCGGAGGGCTCTGGGCTGGACCCTGCCGCCTCCGAGAAGACCTCTGCCAAAGCCAAGGGAGGCGGAGCGGGCAGCCATGGGCCTGAGCGGCCCAAGCGCCCAGGGTCCCTGCTGGCACCCAACAACGTCATGAAGTTGAAGCAGATCATCCCGCTACAGG CTTCAAGTTCCTCAAGTCGCCCGAGACCCGAAGGGATCCCGAGCGCAGCCACTCGCCGCCCAAGGCCTTCCACGCCGGCAAGCTCTTCCCCTTTGGCGGGACCCGGGCTGAGACCGGGTCCAACGGGGCGGGCGGGCAGGCCCGACAGGACGGGACCCCCAGCGCTGGCAGCGGCCGGGCCCAGAGGAGTGGGCCAGCAGACGAGGCCTCAGCTGAGGAGCTGGAAGCCCCCCGGCCCGAAGAGGAAGGCTCAGGTCACAAGCTTTAACTCGGGGGTGGGGACGCTGGGCCTGGCTTGGGGGTAG
- the Ano8 gene encoding anoctamin-8 isoform X1 produces MAETTSGAGGTSLEGERGKRPPPEGEPAAPASGVLDKLFGKRLLQAGRYLVSHKAWMKTVPTENCDVLMTFPDTTDDHTLLWLLNHIRVGIPELIVQVRHHRHTRAYAFFVTATYESLLRGADELGLRKAVKAEFGGGTRGFSCEEDFIYENVESELRFFTSQERQSIIRFWLQNLRAKQGEALHNVRFLEDQPIIPELAARGIIQQVFPVHEQRILNRLMKSWVQAVCENQPLDDICDYFGVKIAMYFAWLGFYTSAMVYPAVFGSVLYTFTEADQTSRDVSCVVFALFNVIWSTLFLEEWKRRGAELAYKWGTLDSPGEAVEEPRPQFRGVRRISPVTRAEEFYYPPWKRLLFQLLVSLPLCLACLACVFLLMLGCFQLQELVLSVKGLPRLARFLPKVVLALLVSVSAEGYKKLAIWLNDMENYRLESAYEKHLIIKVVLFQFVNSYLSLFYIGFYLKDMERLKELLLVLSLSQSLERQLRAVLVPLVALRFRLLLLSLRGLLLVARAKMLATLLITRQFLQNVREVLQPHLYRRLGRGELGLRAVWELARALRGLLSLRRPVPRHLEAQADEGSGSSGGGGRRCLSGGCGAPEEEEEATVERRPAGEGGEVRDGPRGAKEEAEEEEEEEEEEEDDDDEGEDGGLLDCGLRLKKVSFAERGAGRRRPGPNPEALLEEGSPTMVEKGLEPGVFTLAEEDDEAEGPPGSPEREPPTILLRRAGGEGRDQGPDGGPDPEPGSGDSAGRQKRQNRSSWIDPPEEEHSPQLTQAELESCMKKYEDTFQDYQEMFVQFGYVVLFSSAFPLAALCALVNNLIEIRSDAFKLCTGLQRPFGQRVESIGQWQKVMEAMGVLAILVNCYLIGQCGQLQRLFPWLSPEAAIVSVVVLEHFALLLKYLIHVAIPDIPGWVAEEMAKLEYQRREAFKRHERQAQHRYQQQQRRRREEEERQRHAEHHARRERDTGGREEARAEGSGLDPAASEKTSAKAKGGGAGSHGPERPKRPGSLLAPNNVMKLKQIIPLQGKFLSSGATSSLAGSGTGPATRQPSAQSPTGSDTRLPAFLSFKFLKSPETRRDPERSHSPPKAFHAGKLFPFGGTRAETGSNGAGGQARQDGTPSAGSGRAQRSGPADEASAEELEAPRPEEEGSGTALALAGAPALRTRRSRSPAPPPPMPLSRPPTPPAGCWQWDGPWACGGEGAAPRQAPPATECPPCALPGPTPAPQPLPGDASFYSLPPPPLPLTSEPPGPPGPSPSPSPSPQAVCWPGGWH; encoded by the exons ATGGCCGAGACTACCTCGGGCGCCGGGGGCACGTCCCTGGAGGGAGAGCGCGGCAAGAGGCCCCCGCCGGAGGGCGAGCCCGCAGCCCCTGCGTCTGGAGTTCTGG ATAAGCTTTTCGGGAAGCGGCTCCTGCAGGCTGGTCGCTACCTGGTGTCCCATAAGGCATGGATGAAGACCGTTCCCACGGAGAACTGCGATGTGCTGATGACCTTTCCAG ACACCACCGATGACCACACACTGCTATGGCTGCTGAACCACATCCGCGTGGGCATCCCTGAGCTCATCGTGCAAGTCCGCCACCACCGCCACACGCGTGCCTACGCCTTCTTCGTCACGGCCACATATGAGAG CCTACTCCGAGGGGCCGATGAGCTGGGTCTGCGCAAGGCTGTGAAGGCCGAGTTCGGTGGGGGCACCCGTGGCTTCTCCTGCGAAGAAGACTTCATCTATGAGAATGTGGAGAGTGAGCTACGCTTCTTCACATCCCAG GAACGCCAGAGCATCATCCGCTTCTGGCTGCAGAACCTGCGTGCCAAGCAGGGTGAGGCGTTGCACAACGTGCGGTTCCTGGAGGACCAGCCAATCA TCCCAGAGCTGGCAGCTCGTGGGATCATCCAGCAGGTGTTCCCGGTCCATGAACAGCGCATCCTGAACCGCCTCATGAAGTCATGGGTGCAGGCCGTGTGCGAAAACCAGCCTTTAG ATGACATCTGTGACTACTTTGGTGTGAAGATTGCCATGTATTTTGCCTGGCTGGGCTTCTACACATCAGCAATGGTATACCCGGCTGTCTTTGGCTCTGTCCTGTACACATTCACTGAGGCTGATCAG ACAAGCCGGGATGTGTCCTGTGTGGTCTTCGCTCTCTTCAACGTGATCTGGTCAACATTGTTCTTAGAGGAGTGGAAGCGGAGAGGGGCAGAGCTGGCCTACAAGTGGGGAACACTGGATTCACCTGGGGAAGCTGTGGAGGAGCCCCGTCCCCAGTTCAGG GGCGTGCGCCGCATCAGCCCTGTGACCCGGGCGGAGGAGTTCTACTACCCGCCGTGGAAGCGGCTGCTCTTCCAGCTGCTCGTGAGCCTCCCTCTGTGCTTGGCCTGCCTTGCCTGCGTCTTCTTGCTCATGCTCGGATGCTTCCAGCTGCAG GAGCTGGTGCTGAGTGTGAAGGGGCTGCCCCGTCTCGCCCGCTTCCTGCCCAAGGTTGTGCTGGCCCTGCTGGTCAGCGTGAGCGCTGAGGGCTACAAGAAGCTGGCCATCTGGCTCAACGACATGG AGAATTACCGGCTAGAGAGCGCCTACGAGAAGCACCTCATCATTAAAGTCGTCCTG TTCCAGTTTGTCAACTCGTACCTGAGCCTCTTCTACATCGGCTTCTACCTCAAGGACATGGAACGCCTCAAAGAG CTCCTGCTCGTCCTGTCCCTGTCCCAGAGTCTTGAGCGGCAGCTGCGGGCGGTGCTGGTCCCGCTCGTGGCCCTGCGGTTCCGcctgctcctcctctccctccgGGGCCTCCTGCTCGTGGCCCGGGCCAAA ATGCTGGCCACGCTGCTGATCACCCGCCAGTTCCTCCAGAATGTGCGTGAGGTCCTGCAGCCACACCTGTACCGCAGGCTGGGCCGTGGCGAGCTGGGTCTGCGGGCCGTCTGGGAGCTGGCCCGGGCCCTGCGTGGCCTGTTGAGCCTCAGGCGCCCTGTGCCTCGCCACCTTGAAGCCCAGGCTGATGAGGGCAGTGGCAGCAGTGGCGGGGGGGGCCGCAGATGTCTCAGTGGGGGCTGCGGGGcacctgaggaggaggaagaggccacAGTGGAGCGGAGACCAGCAGGGGAAGGTGGGGAGGTCAGGGACGGGCCCCGGGGGGCAAAGGAGGAGgcggaagaggaggaggaggaggaggaggaagaggaggacgaTGATGACGAGGGCGAGGACGGTGGCCTCCTGGACTGTGGACTTCGCCTGAAGAAGGTCAGCTTTGCTGAGCGGGGGGCTGGGCGGCGCCGGCCTGGCCCAAACCCAGAGGCCCTCCTAGAGGAGGGAAGCCCCACCATGGTGGAGAAGGGGCTGGAGCCAGGCGTGTTCACACTGGCTGAGGAAGACGATGAGGCGGAGGGTCCTCCTGGCAGCCCTGAGCGAGAGCCCCCTACCATCCTGCTCCGCCGGGCAGGGGGTGAGGGCCGAGACCAGGGGCCTGATGGAGGCCCAGACCCGGAACCTGGCTCTGGGGACTCTGCCGGGAGGCAGAAGCGGCAGAATCGGTCCTCTTGGATCGACCCGCCCGAGGAGGAGCACTCGCCCCAGCTCACCCAGGCGGAGCTGGAGAGCTGCATGAAGAAGTACGAG GACACGTTCCAGGACTACCAGGAGATGTTCGTCCAGTTCGGCTACGTCGTGCTCTTCTCGTCCGCCTTCCCGCTGGCTGCGCTGTGCGCCCTGGTCAACAACCTCATTGAGATTCGCAGCGACGCCTTCAAACTGTGCACAGGCCTGCAGCGGCCCTTCGGCCAGCGTGTCGAGAGCATCGGCCAGtggcag AAGGTCATGGAGGCCATGGGTGTGCTGGCGATCCTGGTGAACTGCTACCTCATCGGCCAGTGCGGGCAGCTGCAGCGCCTCTTCCCCTGGCTGAGTCCGGAGGCAGCCATTGTGTCCGTGGTGGTGCTCGAG CACTTCGCTCTGCTCCTCAAGTACCTCATCCACGTGGCCATCCCCGACATCCCAGGCTGGGTGGCTGAGGAGATGGCCAAGCTGGAGTATCAGCGGCGAGAGGCCTTCAAG AGACACGAGCGCCAGGCTCAGCACCGCtaccagcagcagcagcggcggcggcgggaggaggaggagcgccaGCGCCATGCGGAGCACCACGCCCGCCGGGAGCGGGACACCGGTGGCCGGGAGGAGGCCAGGGCGGAGGGCTCTGGGCTGGACCCTGCCGCCTCCGAGAAGACCTCTGCCAAAGCCAAGGGAGGCGGAGCGGGCAGCCATGGGCCTGAGCGGCCCAAGCGCCCAGGGTCCCTGCTGGCACCCAACAACGTCATGAAGTTGAAGCAGATCATCCCGCTACAGGGCAAGTTCCTGTCATCAGGGGCCACGTCCTCGCTGGCCGGCTCAGGGACTGGCCCTGCCACCCGGCAGCCCTCTGCCCAGTCACCCACTGGCAGTGACACCCGCCTACCGGCCTTCCTCAGCTTCAAGTTCCTCAAGTCGCCCGAGACCCGAAGGGATCCCGAGCGCAGCCACTCGCCGCCCAAGGCCTTCCACGCCGGCAAGCTCTTCCCCTTTGGCGGGACCCGGGCTGAGACCGGGTCCAACGGGGCGGGCGGGCAGGCCCGACAGGACGGGACCCCCAGCGCTGGCAGCGGCCGGGCCCAGAGGAGTGGGCCAGCAGACGAGGCCTCAGCTGAGGAGCTGGAAGCCCCCCGGCCCGAAGAGGAAGGCTCAG GGACAGCGCTGGCCCTCGCGGGCGCCCCTGCCCTCCGCACCCGCCGCAGCCGGagccccgcgccgccgccgccaaTGCCGCTGTCCCGGCCCCCGACGCCGCCCGCCGGCTGCTGGCAGTGGGACGGGCCTTGGGCCTGCGGGGGCGAGGGCGCCGCCCCCCGCCAGGCCCCGCCGGCCACCGAGTGCCCACCCTGTGCCCTCCCGGGCCCCACTCCAGCCCCGCAGCCCCTGCCGGGGGACGCCAGCTTCTACAGCCTCCCGCCCCCGCCGCTGCCTCTCACCTCCGAGCCCCCGGGGCCCCCGGGGCCCtcgcccagccccagccccagcccccaggccGTGTGCTGGCCGGGCGGCTGGCACTAG